One genomic window of Candidatus Nanohalobium constans includes the following:
- the topA gene encoding DNA topoisomerase I: MQTTVMVGEKPNVASKLAQALGNYSIEENHGVKNYIVETDDEKIIIAPAVGHIFNLEQTSEGWDYPVFEVDWAPTFETSDSADYMKKYYRNLRDQCEKADEYINACDFDLEGSVIGDRVIKELGTTDESRIRRMKFSTLTPSDLEEAFDNLEDFDKGMTEAGLTRHILDFYYGINVSRALMQAVRENDRYKTLSTGRVQGPALNFLAEREREIQEFEPDPYWEIFLHNSEFRAKFHDDGDERIWEEEVADGIFSEIEGEDEAEVSNIKINNYSHKPPVPFNLTGLQKEASSQFNINPKTTQSIAQDLYEDSLISYPRTESQKLPPKIGYKNILNKLKNQENYTEKAKKVLKKDKSDNLYTKQGKKEDDAHPAIYPTGQNPGNLSKNERKVYDLIVKRFFAVFGKPAKRQSLTMTLEVNGYTFNAKSKVTKKRNWFDLYDPYVKVEEAELPELEEGEKLPVDEFEQAEKETQPPRRFSQTSIVSELEKRNLGTKATRAQVVDRLYDREFIKDDPIVVTDLGLTIAETLEEYSPEIVSEELTREFEERMESIKNQEESKEEALERARDELGETLRNFKEQEKEIGAKLVRAIDKYRDQKRKLGPCDRDDCDGTLQIIRTDNGRFVGCTEYDDCENTYPLPNNGEVTSQGEICDECGTPKIHVSRKSGNNYEMCIDPDCSTKDDW; this comes from the coding sequence ATGCAGACTACAGTGATGGTTGGTGAGAAGCCGAATGTTGCTTCTAAGCTGGCTCAGGCATTAGGGAACTACAGTATTGAGGAGAACCACGGCGTCAAGAACTACATCGTTGAGACTGATGACGAGAAAATTATAATCGCACCTGCCGTAGGACACATCTTCAACTTAGAGCAGACCAGTGAGGGCTGGGACTATCCTGTTTTCGAAGTAGACTGGGCTCCAACCTTTGAAACCAGTGATTCTGCGGATTACATGAAAAAATACTACAGAAACCTCCGTGACCAATGTGAGAAAGCAGATGAATATATCAACGCATGCGACTTCGATCTTGAAGGGTCAGTCATCGGAGATAGAGTTATCAAGGAGCTTGGTACTACGGATGAGTCTCGTATCAGGCGTATGAAGTTTTCTACCTTGACTCCAAGCGATTTGGAAGAGGCTTTCGACAACTTGGAAGACTTCGACAAGGGTATGACAGAAGCGGGTTTAACTCGACACATACTCGATTTCTACTACGGTATCAATGTTTCCCGTGCCCTGATGCAGGCAGTTAGGGAAAATGATCGTTACAAAACTCTCTCAACAGGCCGTGTGCAGGGACCAGCCTTGAACTTCCTTGCTGAGCGTGAAAGGGAGATTCAGGAGTTTGAACCTGATCCTTACTGGGAGATTTTCCTTCACAACTCCGAATTTCGGGCGAAGTTCCATGATGATGGAGATGAGAGAATCTGGGAGGAGGAAGTAGCGGATGGAATATTTTCGGAAATTGAGGGCGAAGATGAAGCTGAAGTCTCAAACATCAAAATCAATAATTACAGTCACAAGCCTCCTGTACCTTTCAACCTGACAGGCTTGCAGAAAGAGGCTTCAAGCCAGTTCAACATCAACCCTAAAACCACACAGAGCATTGCACAGGATCTCTATGAAGACTCATTGATTTCCTATCCAAGAACTGAGTCTCAGAAACTTCCACCGAAAATTGGCTACAAAAATATCTTGAACAAGTTGAAGAACCAGGAAAACTACACTGAGAAGGCAAAAAAGGTCTTGAAGAAGGATAAAAGCGATAACCTGTATACTAAGCAAGGTAAGAAAGAGGATGATGCTCACCCTGCTATCTATCCTACAGGACAGAATCCCGGTAATCTTTCAAAGAATGAGAGAAAGGTCTACGACTTGATCGTCAAGCGTTTCTTCGCAGTGTTCGGAAAACCAGCTAAAAGACAGTCATTGACGATGACGCTGGAAGTAAACGGATACACATTCAACGCCAAGTCCAAGGTTACAAAGAAGCGGAACTGGTTTGACCTATACGATCCATACGTCAAAGTAGAAGAAGCAGAGCTACCAGAGTTAGAAGAAGGAGAAAAACTGCCGGTAGACGAATTTGAACAGGCTGAGAAAGAGACTCAGCCACCAAGAAGATTTTCTCAGACTTCTATCGTTTCAGAGCTGGAAAAAAGAAATCTTGGAACAAAAGCCACTCGTGCACAGGTCGTAGACCGTTTATACGACAGAGAGTTCATCAAAGACGATCCAATCGTAGTAACCGATCTAGGTCTAACAATCGCTGAAACATTGGAAGAGTACAGTCCGGAAATCGTCTCCGAGGAACTTACTAGAGAGTTTGAGGAAAGAATGGAGTCTATAAAGAATCAGGAGGAGAGTAAGGAAGAGGCGTTAGAGAGAGCTAGGGACGAGCTTGGTGAGACTCTACGCAACTTTAAAGAACAGGAGAAGGAAATCGGCGCCAAACTGGTTAGAGCTATCGATAAATATCGCGACCAAAAGAGAAAACTCGGTCCGTGTGACAGAGACGACTGTGATGGAACACTACAAATAATAAGAACAGACAACGGCCGGTTCGTAGGATGCACAGAATACGACGACTGTGAAAACACCTATCCGCTGCCTAACAACGGTGAGGTTACTTCACAGGGAGAAATTTGCGATGAATGTGGCACTCCAAAGATTCATGTCTCTAGAAAGAGTGGAAACAACTATGAAATGTGTATAGATCCGGATTGTTCTACGAAAGACGATTGGTAA
- the serS gene encoding serine--tRNA ligase produces the protein MISIEVFRENPERIKDSQRRRGKEPGKVEEVIELDEEWREKLQELESLQQERNTVGDEIAAAKQNGEDAEEKIERMQEVKQKIQELEDRVDEVKEERDSLRYEIANLLGESVPEGDGEEDNPELRTWEPEEGKADESELAADIIERNNLLLSEKAAEVGGERAYYLTTELVQLNQALTSFALDFIKEKGFETHQTPYMLEGDAISAAVDMEAFEDQLYQVNENGRYLIATAEHALAVMKKDEVIGEGELPLKLGGFSTNFRREAGKHGKQTRGLWRVHQFEKVEQFMFTHPDNHIEHLEWMLENAEEIMQELGLPYRVVDICDGDIGDKTFKQYDIEVWRPPLGEYGEVGSYGSCIDYQANKLGTQFFEDGDRKTPYTVYATALANPRIITAIMENNQTEKGIKIPEALQSYMGGREYLEID, from the coding sequence ATGATCAGCATCGAAGTCTTCCGTGAGAATCCTGAGAGAATCAAGGATTCACAGCGACGCAGAGGGAAAGAACCAGGAAAAGTCGAAGAAGTAATCGAACTGGACGAAGAATGGCGTGAAAAACTGCAGGAACTTGAAAGCCTTCAGCAGGAGAGAAACACTGTTGGAGATGAAATAGCTGCGGCGAAACAGAACGGAGAAGATGCTGAAGAAAAGATAGAACGGATGCAGGAAGTCAAACAGAAAATACAAGAGCTTGAAGACAGAGTCGACGAAGTAAAGGAAGAAAGAGACAGTTTAAGATATGAGATCGCTAACCTTCTTGGCGAATCAGTTCCTGAAGGAGACGGAGAGGAAGATAATCCAGAGCTTAGGACCTGGGAGCCTGAAGAAGGTAAGGCTGATGAATCAGAGCTTGCAGCAGATATAATAGAAAGAAACAATCTCTTGCTCAGCGAAAAAGCGGCTGAAGTAGGAGGGGAAAGAGCCTATTACCTCACAACAGAACTAGTACAGCTCAACCAGGCATTAACCAGTTTTGCGCTTGACTTCATTAAGGAAAAAGGCTTCGAGACACATCAAACACCTTATATGCTGGAAGGAGATGCCATAAGTGCCGCTGTCGACATGGAGGCATTCGAAGACCAGCTTTACCAAGTCAACGAGAATGGTCGATACCTGATCGCAACAGCAGAACACGCTTTAGCAGTGATGAAGAAAGATGAAGTTATCGGAGAAGGCGAACTACCTCTCAAACTCGGAGGATTCTCAACCAACTTCCGAAGAGAAGCCGGAAAACACGGCAAACAGACCAGAGGACTCTGGAGAGTACACCAGTTCGAGAAAGTCGAACAGTTCATGTTCACTCATCCAGATAACCACATAGAACACCTAGAATGGATGCTGGAAAACGCAGAAGAAATCATGCAGGAACTAGGACTACCTTACAGAGTAGTAGATATCTGCGACGGAGATATAGGCGACAAAACATTCAAACAGTACGATATAGAAGTCTGGCGTCCTCCACTAGGAGAATACGGAGAAGTCGGCAGCTACGGAAGCTGCATAGACTACCAGGCTAACAAGCTTGGCACGCAGTTCTTCGAAGACGGAGACCGGAAAACACCGTACACCGTCTATGCCACCGCACTAGCAAACCCACGAATCATTACTGCTATAATGGAAAACAACCAGACAGAAAAAGGAATCAAAATTCCAGAAGCACTGCAAAGCTACATGGGCGGAAGAGAATACTTGGAAATAGATTAA
- a CDS encoding tyrosine--tRNA ligase, whose protein sequence is MDIEERKELVLRNTEEIIQEEELEEILREKDEPRAYIGNETSGPVHLGHWIQIRKMKDIQKAGFQPVILFADLHTYLNKKGDEEWIQDMVDYWQATFEACGLDAEYVKGREFQESTEYFHDILRMTQNTTVTRGERAMGEVASEQDSIYTSQVVYPLMQALDIVHLDLDLAVAGIDQRKIHMLAREKLPKLGYEKPTCLHWPLLSSLSGEGDKMSSSKKNTMFPLHADPSRIQETLEDAYCPQGEVEDNPVIEIAEVFIFGADRELHVERKDEYGGDLHYEKFEEMAEDFESGELHPLDLKEAVADQVIDRFEPVREHFKENPKLLDPLEEIGHEKPDYIEE, encoded by the coding sequence ATGGATATTGAAGAACGGAAAGAACTGGTTCTCAGAAATACCGAGGAAATCATACAGGAAGAAGAACTTGAAGAAATACTAAGAGAAAAAGACGAGCCAAGAGCCTATATCGGCAACGAAACATCCGGCCCTGTACATCTCGGACACTGGATTCAGATCCGAAAGATGAAGGACATACAGAAAGCCGGCTTCCAGCCCGTAATCCTATTCGCAGACCTCCACACCTATCTTAACAAGAAAGGAGATGAGGAATGGATCCAGGACATGGTCGACTACTGGCAAGCCACATTTGAAGCCTGCGGACTTGATGCAGAATATGTTAAAGGACGAGAATTCCAGGAAAGCACAGAGTACTTCCACGACATCCTCCGAATGACACAGAACACAACCGTGACCCGTGGAGAAAGAGCAATGGGCGAAGTAGCATCCGAACAGGACAGCATCTATACATCACAAGTCGTCTACCCTCTGATGCAAGCACTAGATATCGTACACCTAGACCTGGATCTGGCAGTAGCCGGAATAGATCAGAGAAAGATCCACATGCTCGCAAGAGAAAAACTACCGAAACTGGGATATGAGAAGCCTACATGCCTGCACTGGCCTCTCTTGAGCTCTCTAAGCGGAGAAGGAGACAAGATGAGTTCATCAAAGAAAAATACGATGTTCCCACTCCACGCCGACCCAAGCAGAATCCAAGAAACACTTGAAGACGCATACTGCCCACAGGGCGAAGTAGAAGATAACCCAGTCATCGAAATCGCAGAAGTCTTCATCTTCGGCGCCGACAGAGAACTGCATGTCGAAAGAAAGGACGAATACGGCGGAGACCTACACTACGAGAAATTCGAAGAAATGGCAGAAGACTTTGAATCAGGCGAACTACACCCACTAGACCTGAAAGAAGCAGTAGCAGACCAAGTAATAGACAGATTCGAACCAGTAAGAGAACACTTCAAAGAAAACCCAAAACTGCTTGACCCTCTGGAAGAAATTGGGCACGAAAAGCCAGATTACATTGAGGAGTAA
- a CDS encoding aminoacyl-tRNA deacylase, with translation MSESFRQKPEELEQFIEFFEEDRENILRVKEFCKEKELDVEFKVHPKAETCEESAQHTDIKINQIVKTLIFKTGENLVAVLAPGDERVDTDKIRENTGEENVRMADPEEVKNRTGYVIGGVSPFDLEIPVYMEEELLEHDIVRPAAGSRVIGVEISPEELEETLNAESVKLVD, from the coding sequence ATGTCAGAATCATTCAGACAGAAACCAGAAGAACTAGAACAGTTCATAGAATTCTTCGAAGAAGACCGGGAAAATATCCTCAGAGTCAAAGAATTCTGCAAGGAAAAAGAATTAGATGTCGAATTCAAGGTCCATCCTAAAGCCGAGACATGCGAAGAATCCGCCCAGCACACAGACATTAAGATCAACCAGATAGTCAAGACACTGATCTTCAAAACAGGTGAAAACCTTGTAGCGGTTCTAGCGCCCGGCGACGAAAGAGTAGACACAGACAAGATAAGAGAAAACACAGGAGAAGAAAATGTCAGGATGGCAGACCCAGAAGAAGTAAAGAACCGGACAGGCTATGTAATCGGCGGCGTATCACCATTTGACCTAGAAATACCGGTCTACATGGAGGAAGAACTTTTAGAACACGATATTGTTAGACCTGCTGCAGGTTCTCGAGTTATAGGCGTTGAAATAAGCCCTGAAGAGCTGGAAGAAACCTTAAATGCGGAATCAGTAAAACTTGTAGATTAA
- the rtcA gene encoding RNA 3'-terminal phosphate cyclase, which translates to MIEIDGRKGGGQMLRTALTLSAVTGENFELENIRGSRSNPGLKNQHLECVKTAGRLCDAKLEGDQKGSERIVFKPGNIRNESFTSNIGTAGSITLLFDTVLPVTTQFSDSFRFTAKGGTDVKWSPTFNYFKHVKLPLLRKHGLVADIELGETGYYPKGGGKAVLTTEEYSMSSPDLKERGELERFEIYSKASKDLESQGVAGRQADEAAKLLKNNHLSVPIDKNIVYEDAKSTGSSLLVKAVYENSVAGFDAVGEKGKRSEDVAREAVEEFKSFHETDAAVDLYMADQLMIFLALVGGKVSIPEVTEHVQTNLEVIRSFGFDLEIEKTGKKNVLKKV; encoded by the coding sequence ATGATAGAGATTGATGGTAGGAAGGGCGGTGGTCAGATGCTGAGAACAGCTTTGACGCTGAGCGCAGTGACAGGTGAAAACTTTGAACTGGAGAATATCAGAGGTTCTAGAAGCAATCCTGGACTGAAGAACCAGCACTTGGAATGCGTTAAAACTGCTGGACGACTCTGCGATGCCAAACTAGAGGGAGATCAAAAAGGTTCGGAAAGGATCGTCTTTAAGCCTGGCAACATCAGAAACGAATCTTTTACTTCGAATATAGGGACTGCTGGAAGTATTACTCTGCTTTTTGACACTGTTTTACCTGTAACAACTCAGTTTTCTGACTCCTTCAGGTTTACTGCTAAGGGCGGAACTGATGTGAAGTGGTCTCCGACGTTCAACTATTTCAAACATGTCAAACTTCCGCTTCTGAGAAAGCACGGTTTGGTAGCAGACATAGAATTAGGGGAGACAGGTTATTATCCTAAAGGAGGTGGTAAGGCAGTTTTAACTACTGAAGAATACTCTATGAGTTCGCCGGACTTAAAGGAGAGGGGAGAACTAGAAAGATTTGAGATTTACTCCAAGGCTTCGAAGGATTTAGAATCACAGGGTGTTGCTGGTCGACAAGCTGATGAAGCTGCTAAACTACTGAAAAATAATCATCTCTCCGTTCCGATAGACAAAAATATCGTTTATGAGGATGCTAAGTCCACAGGTTCATCGCTTCTTGTCAAAGCAGTGTATGAGAACTCTGTAGCTGGTTTTGATGCGGTCGGTGAGAAAGGGAAGAGATCGGAAGATGTGGCGAGAGAAGCTGTTGAAGAGTTTAAATCATTCCATGAAACAGATGCGGCCGTTGATCTCTATATGGCTGACCAGTTAATGATCTTCCTGGCTCTGGTCGGCGGGAAAGTATCTATACCTGAAGTAACGGAGCATGTTCAAACCAATCTGGAAGTGATCAGGAGCTTTGGCTTTGACTTGGAAATTGAGAAAACAGGCAAGAAAAATGTGTTGAAGAAGGTCTAG